The following are encoded in a window of Schistocerca nitens isolate TAMUIC-IGC-003100 chromosome 9, iqSchNite1.1, whole genome shotgun sequence genomic DNA:
- the LOC126203372 gene encoding cuticle protein 9.5-like, whose product MNAMSVAVILGVVAVASATTVPAGTSIYQQPQYQPLQPGVQYQPVVRSEQVVGGRVVPGAYPGSVGSHVYTSGVVPSVYSSGIVRGVHPANAAPTVGGSYPYYTTA is encoded by the exons ATGAACGCC ATGTCTGTTGCGGTGATCCTGGGAGTCGTGGCCGTCGCCAGCGCGACCACAGTACCAGCTGGCACCAGCATCTACCAGCAACCTCAGTACCAACCACTCCAACCTGGGGTTCAGTACCAGCCTGTCGTGCGGTCAGAACAGGTGGTGGGTGGCCGCGTCGTGCCTGGAGCGTACCCAGGCAGCGTGGGCTCACACGTCTACACCTCAGGGGTCGTCCCCAGTGTCTACTCCTCTGGAATCGTTCGTGGCGTCCACCCTGCCAACGCTGCCCCCACTGTAGGAGGGTCCTACCCTTACTATACCACCGCCTAA